Proteins encoded in a region of the Magallana gigas chromosome 8, xbMagGiga1.1, whole genome shotgun sequence genome:
- the LOC117690293 gene encoding uncharacterized protein isoform X1 yields MKRERSSERKSKSSSKRHSIDVSSHSHSDDRQWYDVLLELHIKSSQQPSFVSFRHAWKEHMNDYYQLTSAINKSEDRRELPTVPQPTHTIEWLARTSFRHRPVRLNVPHVQQRKHTVPQQRKHKVARRRCVQHSQLDSSFIVY; encoded by the exons ATGAAAAGAGAGCGATCATCCGAAAGAAAGAGCAAGAGCTCGTCAAAGAGG cACAGCATAGATGTTTCCTCGCATAGTCATTCCGATGACAGACAGTGGTATGATGTGTTGCTGGAACTCCACATCAAATCTAGT CAACAGCCATCTTTTGTCTCCTTCCGTCATGCATGGAAAGAGCACATGAATGACTAT TACCAATTGACAAGTGCAATTAACAAGTCAGAAGACAGAAGGGAGTTGCCTACAGTCCCGCAACCCACCCACACA ATTGAGTGGCTAGCTCGCACTAGTTTCAGACATCGCCCTGTGCGTCTCAATGTGCCACATGTACAACAAAGGAAGCACACTGTGCCACAACAAAGGAAGCACAAGGTTGCTAGGAGACGGTGTGTGCAGCATTCGCAGCTTGACTCCTCCTTCATTGTCTACTGA
- the LOC117690293 gene encoding uncharacterized protein isoform X2 has product MKRERSSERKSKSSSKRHSIDVSSHSHSDDRQWYDVLLELHIKSSYQLTSAINKSEDRRELPTVPQPTHTIEWLARTSFRHRPVRLNVPHVQQRKHTVPQQRKHKVARRRCVQHSQLDSSFIVY; this is encoded by the exons ATGAAAAGAGAGCGATCATCCGAAAGAAAGAGCAAGAGCTCGTCAAAGAGG cACAGCATAGATGTTTCCTCGCATAGTCATTCCGATGACAGACAGTGGTATGATGTGTTGCTGGAACTCCACATCAAATCTAGT TACCAATTGACAAGTGCAATTAACAAGTCAGAAGACAGAAGGGAGTTGCCTACAGTCCCGCAACCCACCCACACA ATTGAGTGGCTAGCTCGCACTAGTTTCAGACATCGCCCTGTGCGTCTCAATGTGCCACATGTACAACAAAGGAAGCACACTGTGCCACAACAAAGGAAGCACAAGGTTGCTAGGAGACGGTGTGTGCAGCATTCGCAGCTTGACTCCTCCTTCATTGTCTACTGA